The Geotalea uraniireducens Rf4 genome window below encodes:
- a CDS encoding GGDEF domain-containing response regulator: protein MERILVVEDDSFFREVFADLLIEDGFHVDVAASGEQALVMVQNREYQLVVTDLVMPDITGLDILSKVKQLDPTIDVIMVTGHANMETAIFALKNGARDYLVKPINHDEFKHAVALCFEQRRLLDENQELKGLINLYHVSQTIANCLDLERIHTLLVDSLAKEFAVSRGLGYFLDGADNLELKALKGVSEASAGRLGELILSRYNVQGEDSRSFVLLHDFMQPDADFGLGTDGDMKEAMLFFVRSRTVLQGIVILFSEPGTSFPADIQFKNINFLLDQSSLALENAVRYNNAKNLLYIDELTGLFNYRYLDVALEREIRRAERYGSHISVIFLDIDLFKRVNDMYGHLVGSRALNEVGILLKKSVRDVDTVIRYGGDEYTIILIETGIDGAAAVAERIRRSIEAHGFMAADGLNLKLTASLGYACYPEDAKTKTELLELADQAMYRGKADGKNRVFYVSAKNN from the coding sequence ATGGAGAGGATTCTTGTAGTTGAAGATGATAGTTTTTTCAGGGAGGTATTTGCCGATCTCCTCATCGAAGACGGTTTCCATGTCGATGTGGCCGCTTCAGGTGAACAGGCCCTGGTAATGGTACAAAACCGTGAATACCAGCTTGTGGTGACCGATCTTGTAATGCCGGATATCACCGGGCTTGACATTCTATCCAAGGTCAAGCAGCTCGATCCCACCATTGATGTCATTATGGTTACCGGCCATGCCAACATGGAAACGGCGATATTCGCCTTGAAAAACGGCGCCAGGGATTATCTGGTCAAGCCGATAAACCACGACGAATTCAAGCATGCAGTCGCCTTGTGTTTCGAGCAGCGACGGCTTCTCGACGAAAATCAGGAATTGAAGGGGCTGATAAATCTCTATCATGTAAGTCAGACCATAGCGAACTGTCTTGACCTTGAGCGTATTCATACGCTGCTCGTCGATTCGTTGGCCAAGGAATTCGCCGTAAGCCGGGGGCTTGGATACTTTCTGGACGGTGCCGACAACCTGGAGTTGAAAGCGCTTAAAGGGGTAAGCGAGGCCAGTGCCGGACGGCTTGGGGAGTTGATCCTATCCAGATACAACGTGCAGGGGGAAGATTCCCGCAGTTTTGTTCTGCTCCATGACTTCATGCAGCCTGATGCGGATTTCGGCTTGGGGACTGACGGAGACATGAAAGAGGCGATGCTCTTTTTTGTCCGGTCCAGAACAGTTCTCCAGGGTATTGTGATTCTTTTCAGTGAACCGGGGACAAGTTTTCCGGCGGATATCCAGTTCAAGAATATTAATTTCCTGCTCGATCAGTCTTCCTTGGCGCTGGAAAATGCGGTTCGCTACAACAATGCCAAGAATCTCCTCTATATCGACGAACTTACCGGCCTTTTCAATTACCGCTATCTGGACGTTGCCCTTGAACGCGAGATCAGGAGGGCCGAGCGGTACGGCTCCCACATATCGGTTATCTTCCTCGATATCGACCTGTTCAAGCGGGTTAATGACATGTATGGACACCTCGTCGGCAGCAGGGCGCTGAACGAAGTGGGGATACTGCTGAAAAAGTCGGTGCGCGACGTGGACACGGTTATTCGATACGGGGGAGATGAGTACACCATTATCCTCATCGAAACCGGGATCGATGGGGCTGCAGCCGTCGCAGAACGTATCCGCAGATCGATTGAAGCGCACGGTTTTATGGCGGCAGACGGCCTGAACCTCAAGCTGACCGCCAGCCTGGGATACGCCTGTTATCCTGAAGACGCAAAAACGAAGACGGAACTCCTGGAGCTGGCTGATCAGGCCATGTATCGCGGTAAGGCCGACGGCAAAAACAGGGTTTTTTATGTTTCCGCGAAAAATAACTAA
- the hisS gene encoding histidine--tRNA ligase has protein sequence MAISGIKGFNDILPGEVEKWQHIEATARRVFELYGFAEIRVPILEKTELFCRSIGDSTDIVEKEMYSFTDKGENSVTMRPEGTASVMRAFIEHKLYVADAVAKLYYMGPMFRYERPQKGRYRQFHQIGAEVTGVTDPKVDAQVLTMLCHFFAELGLDEPSLQINSLGCPDCRPQYRQVLKDFLRSRLEYLCDDCKRRFETNPLRALDCKSTGCKEATVGAPSVLDHLCASCNDHFTRTRQHLEAVGTTYSINARMVRGLDYYTRTTFELVTGLLGSQSAVAAGGRYDGLISDLGGPQLPGIGFAMGVERVALLLAEKDFRKRPDLFIAALGESAQNMAFRLMCGLQKEGAAVEIDYEGKSLKSQMRRADKFNARFTLIIGDDELTKGAAGLKNMDEGSQSDVELNVGVIAQRIKG, from the coding sequence GTGGCGATCAGCGGCATCAAGGGTTTTAACGACATACTTCCCGGAGAAGTGGAAAAGTGGCAGCACATTGAGGCAACTGCCCGGCGGGTCTTTGAATTGTACGGATTTGCGGAGATCAGGGTGCCGATACTGGAGAAAACGGAATTGTTTTGCCGTTCTATCGGCGACTCCACCGATATCGTCGAAAAGGAGATGTATTCCTTCACCGATAAGGGGGAAAACAGCGTCACCATGCGCCCGGAAGGAACGGCCAGCGTTATGCGTGCCTTCATCGAGCATAAGCTTTATGTTGCCGATGCGGTTGCCAAGCTTTATTACATGGGCCCCATGTTCCGTTATGAGCGGCCGCAAAAAGGTCGTTACCGTCAGTTCCACCAGATAGGAGCCGAGGTTACCGGGGTGACTGATCCAAAGGTTGATGCCCAGGTTCTGACCATGCTCTGTCATTTTTTTGCCGAACTTGGCCTTGACGAGCCGTCATTGCAGATCAACTCTCTTGGTTGCCCGGACTGCAGGCCGCAGTATCGGCAGGTGCTGAAGGATTTCCTCCGTTCCAGGCTCGAGTACCTCTGCGACGACTGCAAAAGAAGGTTTGAAACCAACCCGCTCAGGGCGCTTGACTGTAAATCGACCGGTTGCAAGGAGGCCACTGTTGGAGCGCCATCGGTACTGGACCACCTCTGCGCCAGCTGCAACGACCATTTTACCAGAACCAGGCAGCATCTTGAGGCGGTCGGCACCACCTACAGTATCAATGCGCGCATGGTCAGGGGGCTCGATTATTACACCCGCACCACCTTTGAACTTGTTACCGGCCTTCTCGGCTCCCAGAGCGCAGTTGCCGCCGGAGGTCGTTACGACGGCCTGATATCCGATCTTGGCGGACCGCAACTTCCAGGCATCGGCTTTGCCATGGGGGTGGAGAGGGTGGCGCTTCTCCTTGCTGAAAAGGATTTTCGCAAACGCCCCGACCTGTTCATTGCCGCCCTCGGTGAATCGGCTCAAAATATGGCATTCAGGCTGATGTGCGGGCTGCAGAAGGAAGGCGCTGCAGTGGAGATCGATTATGAAGGTAAAAGCCTGAAAAGCCAGATGCGCCGCGCTGACAAGTTCAACGCTCGTTTTACCCTGATTATCGGTGATGATGAACTGACAAAGGGGGCTGCGGGTCTGAAAAACATGGACGAGGGGAGCCAGTCGGACGTAGAACTGAACGTCGGTGTCATTGCGCAGCGGATAAAGGGGTAG
- a CDS encoding divergent polysaccharide deacetylase family protein has translation MAKKKKGSNRRKSSGNKRPFAALLITVLLIILAFYLLEKTKRGASEKPAEKPQVSERLKMPSHPAPQAAKHAAYSAAVVAPVARVRPKPHPTGSGTVAIIVDDMGSSMQEVRSLMAIDIPVTFSIIPGLAKSKGVAEAAHGNGGEVMVHMPMEPKGYPKQRMEKNGLLLSESDEEIAAKVKAYLQAVPYAVGANNHMGSRFTENEEKMQSVLKVLKGREMFFVDSKTSPASVGYSLARKMGLKAGTRQVFLDNVQNVAAIKAQLQQVADTARKRGSAIAICHPHQTTIQALSSMLPALKKDGITFVYASQLVS, from the coding sequence TTGGCGAAAAAGAAAAAAGGCTCAAACAGGAGGAAAAGCTCCGGGAACAAGAGGCCGTTTGCGGCGTTGCTGATAACGGTCCTCCTCATTATCCTCGCCTTTTATCTGCTGGAAAAAACGAAGCGCGGCGCATCGGAAAAACCTGCGGAGAAGCCGCAGGTGAGCGAGCGGCTCAAGATGCCGTCGCATCCTGCTCCGCAAGCGGCAAAACATGCTGCATACTCAGCGGCAGTTGTTGCACCGGTTGCCCGGGTAAGGCCGAAGCCGCATCCAACCGGCTCCGGCACTGTTGCCATTATTGTCGATGACATGGGAAGCAGCATGCAGGAAGTCCGCTCGTTGATGGCAATCGACATTCCCGTCACATTTTCCATAATTCCCGGTCTGGCCAAGTCAAAAGGTGTCGCAGAAGCGGCCCACGGCAACGGCGGGGAGGTCATGGTGCATATGCCGATGGAGCCGAAGGGGTATCCGAAGCAGCGCATGGAAAAGAACGGCCTGCTCCTGTCTGAAAGCGATGAGGAAATCGCGGCCAAGGTGAAAGCCTATCTGCAGGCGGTCCCCTACGCCGTTGGGGCAAACAACCATATGGGATCACGTTTTACCGAGAATGAGGAAAAAATGCAGTCCGTTCTGAAGGTGCTGAAAGGGAGGGAGATGTTTTTTGTCGACAGCAAGACTTCGCCCGCTTCCGTCGGCTACAGCCTGGCACGGAAAATGGGATTGAAGGCGGGGACGCGGCAGGTGTTCCTCGACAATGTACAGAATGTGGCAGCCATCAAGGCCCAACTCCAGCAGGTGGCTGATACGGCAAGAAAACGGGGGAGCGCCATTGCCATCTGTCACCCCCATCAGACTACCATCCAGGCGCTGTCATCCATGTTGCCGGCGTTGAAAAAGGACGGCATAACCTTCGTTTATGCCTCACAACTGGTCAGTTAA
- a CDS encoding ParA family protein, which produces MCAMKNYPYIITVSSEKGGVGKTTLATNLAIFIKALDENLPVSIFSFDNHFTIDKMFAIKGQKLNSDVSDLLLETTGRELLYTGQYGVNYIPSSTALADLKSSVKGPMVLARLLAASDIPGVLIIDTRPDLDVLTQNALYAADQVIIPIKDLASMENCRNIFDLFDKRGLDKKSLSLIPCLIDERIKFEGMFNDQKTLLKAYAINRGYRCRDIYISKSPKVESLNTNPDGKIYPILTHGRGTDVFGQFTQLAKVVMEEIKATKEPRSYLFHQWLTAENDRKKEAFFARLSGLKSDCLLCGRPLSLDKQHGVSYFYETSDGGATGFMEEACFSDFLMSSLYNINTHLAADDPVRLMLHDTAKESAFAFKPRINGNGAEVECHRFDLSGAQISRKSYPLMEHREGTTDKPEQLFTLMSGTLDGYGGTFRDAFLLVHPVNAKNPEAILVEENYRELTKLRKSIAEQIN; this is translated from the coding sequence ATGTGCGCCATGAAAAATTATCCATACATCATCACCGTTTCTTCGGAAAAAGGGGGGGTCGGCAAGACGACCCTCGCCACCAATCTCGCCATTTTTATCAAAGCGCTCGACGAAAACCTGCCGGTTTCCATCTTCTCTTTTGACAACCACTTCACCATCGACAAGATGTTTGCCATCAAGGGACAGAAACTGAACAGCGATGTGTCTGATCTGCTGCTGGAGACCACCGGAAGGGAACTCCTCTACACGGGGCAATACGGCGTCAACTACATCCCCTCATCCACGGCCCTCGCCGACCTCAAAAGTTCCGTCAAGGGGCCGATGGTTCTGGCGCGCCTGCTGGCCGCCTCGGACATTCCAGGTGTTCTCATCATCGATACCAGGCCCGACCTGGATGTCCTCACCCAGAACGCTCTCTATGCGGCCGATCAGGTCATCATCCCGATCAAGGACCTGGCAAGCATGGAAAACTGCCGCAACATCTTCGACCTGTTCGACAAGAGAGGGCTGGACAAGAAGAGTTTATCCCTCATTCCCTGCCTGATTGACGAACGGATCAAGTTCGAAGGGATGTTCAACGATCAGAAGACCCTTCTGAAAGCCTATGCCATCAACCGCGGCTACCGCTGTCGCGACATATACATATCGAAAAGCCCCAAAGTGGAAAGTCTCAACACCAACCCGGACGGCAAAATCTACCCGATCCTGACCCACGGCCGCGGCACCGATGTCTTCGGCCAGTTCACCCAACTGGCAAAGGTGGTCATGGAAGAGATCAAGGCCACGAAAGAGCCCCGCTCATATCTATTCCATCAATGGCTCACTGCCGAAAACGACCGGAAGAAAGAGGCCTTTTTTGCCCGGCTGAGCGGCCTCAAATCGGACTGCCTCTTGTGCGGCCGACCTCTCTCCCTTGATAAGCAGCACGGGGTATCATACTTTTATGAGACATCCGACGGCGGTGCCACCGGCTTTATGGAAGAAGCCTGTTTTTCCGATTTCCTCATGTCATCGCTATATAACATCAACACCCATCTCGCCGCTGACGATCCTGTCCGGCTCATGCTGCACGATACCGCGAAAGAATCGGCTTTTGCCTTCAAGCCCCGGATAAACGGCAATGGGGCAGAAGTCGAGTGCCACCGCTTCGATCTCAGCGGTGCACAAATATCGAGAAAATCTTATCCTCTGATGGAGCACCGGGAAGGGACGACGGATAAACCGGAACAACTATTCACTCTCATGTCGGGAACGCTGGACGGTTACGGCGGCACGTTCAGGGACGCCTTTCTCCTCGTGCATCCGGTGAACGCCAAGAACCCGGAAGCCATTCTCGTCGAAGAAAACTACCGTGAACTGACAAAGCTGAGAAAAAGTATTGCGGAGCAGATAAACTGA
- the xseA gene encoding exodeoxyribonuclease VII large subunit has translation MELFAEKRILTVSQLNGLIRGVLEENFEQVWVEGEISNLAMPHSGHLYFTLKDAGAQVRCVMFRASSRALKFKPKDGMGLIVRGRVSVFEPRGEYQLIVEYLEPQGIGALQLAFIQLKERLAKEGLFAETHKKPIPKLPQRIGVVTSATGAAIHDILNVLNRRFANVQVLIRPVKVQGEGAAGEIAAAIRDFNRYREIDVMIVGRGGGSLEDLWAFNEEVVARAIYESKIPVISAVGHEIDFTIADFVADLRAPTPSAAAELVVKSKAELASDLDALSHRLVLAMRHCLEDCWGDVNGLTRALKDPSLLLGHLAQRVDDLDERIKHAVQVMLLRRKEKAAFLQNRLRLQNPALQVEQGKELLLGYCARMENTMERLLERARQAAAVSAGKLHALSPLATLARGYSIVRKLPDMSVISDSSQVEPGDLLDLTFQQGGAHCRVETKHD, from the coding sequence GTGGAATTGTTCGCTGAAAAAAGGATTCTTACCGTCAGTCAGCTCAACGGGTTGATTCGCGGGGTGCTTGAGGAAAATTTCGAGCAGGTCTGGGTGGAGGGGGAGATCTCCAACCTTGCCATGCCGCACTCCGGACATCTCTATTTCACCCTCAAGGATGCCGGCGCCCAGGTACGATGCGTTATGTTCCGCGCCTCTTCCCGGGCGCTGAAATTCAAGCCGAAAGACGGCATGGGGCTCATCGTCCGCGGCAGGGTATCGGTTTTCGAGCCGCGGGGAGAATATCAGCTTATCGTCGAATATCTGGAGCCGCAGGGGATCGGCGCGCTCCAGCTCGCCTTTATCCAGCTTAAGGAGCGGCTGGCCAAAGAGGGGCTCTTTGCCGAAACGCATAAAAAGCCGATTCCAAAGCTGCCGCAGCGTATCGGTGTGGTGACGTCCGCAACCGGCGCGGCGATCCACGACATACTCAATGTGCTCAATCGTCGCTTTGCCAACGTTCAGGTGCTGATCCGTCCGGTGAAGGTGCAGGGGGAGGGGGCGGCCGGGGAGATCGCTGCGGCGATCCGGGACTTCAACCGCTATCGGGAAATCGACGTGATGATCGTCGGGCGCGGCGGCGGTTCCCTTGAGGACCTATGGGCATTCAACGAAGAGGTGGTGGCGCGGGCCATCTACGAGTCGAAAATCCCGGTGATTTCTGCTGTCGGTCACGAGATAGATTTTACCATCGCCGATTTTGTCGCCGACCTGCGTGCACCGACCCCGTCGGCAGCCGCGGAGCTGGTGGTAAAGAGCAAGGCCGAGCTGGCGTCCGACCTGGACGCTTTATCCCACCGGCTTGTCTTGGCCATGCGCCATTGTCTTGAGGACTGTTGGGGGGATGTGAACGGCTTGACCCGGGCATTAAAGGACCCTTCGTTATTGCTCGGTCATCTGGCACAGCGGGTCGATGACCTTGACGAACGGATCAAGCATGCCGTGCAGGTTATGTTGCTGCGGCGTAAGGAAAAGGCCGCTTTTCTGCAAAACCGCCTCCGTCTGCAAAATCCCGCCTTGCAGGTTGAACAGGGTAAGGAGCTCCTGCTCGGCTACTGTGCCAGGATGGAGAACACCATGGAGCGGTTGCTGGAGCGAGCCAGACAGGCGGCAGCGGTAAGCGCCGGGAAACTCCATGCGCTCTCGCCATTGGCGACCCTGGCCCGCGGCTACAGTATCGTACGGAAGTTGCCGGATATGTCTGTCATTAGTGACAGCAGCCAGGTTGAGCCGGGCGATCTGCTGGATCTGACATTTCAGCAGGGGGGAGCGCACTGCCGGGTTGAAACGAAGCACGACTGA
- the yrfG gene encoding GMP/IMP nucleotidase: MKLNWNDIDTVLLDMDGTLLDRHFDDHFWLEHVPKRYAAKHRLSLDEAKSFLYSHFRSQENTLNWTDLDYWTEQLGLDIPLLKQEVDHLIAVHPFVVEFLLYLKRHNKQIYLVTNAHSKTLALKLNKTRIGPYFTGIISAHELGLPKEDVAFWTALHNRIPYRPERTLLGEDSETNLSTAQCYGIKYLIYVSRFSSTVKPEASGSYTSIHYFSQLIPPEGELEVTLT, encoded by the coding sequence ATGAAGCTTAACTGGAACGACATCGACACCGTCCTCCTGGATATGGACGGCACTCTCCTGGATCGTCATTTTGACGACCATTTCTGGCTGGAGCATGTGCCGAAGAGGTACGCAGCGAAACACCGTCTCTCCCTGGACGAAGCAAAGAGCTTTCTATACAGCCACTTCAGGTCCCAGGAAAACACCCTCAACTGGACCGACCTCGACTACTGGACCGAACAGCTCGGCCTTGATATACCGCTTTTGAAACAGGAAGTCGACCACCTCATTGCTGTCCATCCCTTCGTCGTGGAGTTCCTCCTTTATCTCAAACGACACAACAAGCAAATCTACCTCGTGACCAATGCGCACAGCAAGACGTTGGCGCTGAAACTGAACAAAACACGCATCGGTCCGTATTTTACCGGCATCATCTCAGCCCACGAACTGGGCCTGCCTAAGGAAGACGTTGCATTCTGGACCGCCTTGCATAACAGGATACCATACCGGCCGGAAAGGACCCTGCTCGGTGAAGACAGTGAAACCAACCTGTCTACAGCCCAATGTTACGGCATTAAGTATCTCATCTACGTAAGCCGCTTCAGCTCTACGGTCAAGCCTGAGGCATCCGGCAGCTATACCTCCATTCACTACTTCAGCCAGCTCATTCCGCCCGAAGGCGAACTCGAAGTAACATTGACCTGA
- the thrC gene encoding threonine synthase: protein MKYISTRGNIQPVGFKEAVMMGLATDGGLLLPERIPAIDAATLSSWRQLPYRELAFRIISLFADDIPANDLKRLIDSSYDSFDHKEITPVVKENGVYIAELFHGPTLAFKDVALQFLGNLFEYLLKESGQKMNIVGATSGDTGSAAIYGVRGKENINIFILHPHGKTSPIQARQMTTVLDANVHNIAVKGTFDDCQNIVKELFNDLTFKEKYALGAVNSINWARVLAQVVYYFYAWFRVSDEVDSPITFSVPTGNFGDIFAGFVAKRMGLPIDKLLLATNENNILTRFINEGDYSIGSVVQTVSPSMDIQVASNFERYLYYLFDENPARVRDIFTRFAATGRMDFTDEEMRTVRREFASRSVNEQETLDTIAAFHQETGYLLDPHTAVGVKAALACVTDGTAVCLATAHPAKFGEAVEKATGTAPPFPACLAGIEQLPTRCEIMEANRTAIEKFIAEKAR, encoded by the coding sequence ATGAAATACATCAGCACCAGAGGCAACATCCAGCCGGTCGGCTTTAAGGAAGCAGTGATGATGGGACTGGCCACCGACGGCGGCCTGCTCCTCCCCGAGCGAATTCCGGCCATAGACGCCGCAACCCTTTCTTCATGGCGCCAACTCCCCTACCGTGAGCTGGCATTCCGGATCATTTCCCTGTTTGCCGACGACATTCCGGCAAACGACCTGAAACGCCTCATCGACAGCTCCTACGACAGCTTTGACCACAAAGAGATCACTCCGGTGGTGAAGGAAAACGGGGTTTACATTGCAGAGCTTTTCCACGGCCCGACTCTGGCATTCAAGGATGTCGCGCTGCAGTTTTTAGGGAACCTTTTCGAATACCTGCTCAAGGAGAGCGGGCAAAAAATGAACATAGTCGGCGCGACCTCGGGCGACACGGGGAGCGCTGCCATTTACGGGGTACGCGGCAAGGAAAACATCAACATCTTCATTCTTCACCCCCATGGCAAGACTTCACCCATCCAGGCGCGCCAGATGACCACCGTGCTTGACGCCAATGTGCACAACATAGCGGTCAAAGGAACCTTTGACGATTGCCAGAACATCGTCAAGGAACTGTTCAACGACCTTACCTTCAAGGAAAAGTACGCACTTGGAGCGGTAAACTCCATAAACTGGGCACGGGTTCTGGCGCAGGTAGTTTATTATTTCTACGCCTGGTTCAGGGTCAGCGATGAAGTGGATTCCCCCATTACCTTCTCCGTGCCGACCGGCAACTTCGGCGATATTTTTGCCGGTTTTGTGGCAAAACGCATGGGACTTCCCATCGATAAACTGCTCCTGGCTACCAATGAAAACAACATCCTCACCCGCTTTATCAACGAGGGGGACTACTCAATAGGCTCCGTGGTGCAGACCGTTTCTCCTTCCATGGATATTCAGGTCGCCTCCAATTTCGAACGCTACCTCTATTACCTGTTCGACGAAAACCCGGCGAGGGTCCGCGACATATTTACCCGCTTTGCCGCAACCGGCCGCATGGATTTCACGGATGAGGAGATGAGAACGGTACGGCGAGAGTTCGCCTCCCGCTCGGTCAACGAACAGGAAACCCTGGATACGATTGCCGCTTTTCACCAAGAAACCGGCTATCTCCTGGACCCGCACACGGCAGTGGGCGTCAAGGCCGCACTGGCGTGCGTTACGGACGGCACAGCCGTCTGTCTGGCCACGGCGCATCCGGCCAAGTTCGGTGAAGCCGTGGAAAAGGCTACCGGTACCGCTCCGCCATTCCCGGCGTGCCTGGCAGGAATCGAACAACTGCCGACACGCTGCGAGATCATGGAGGCAAATCGGACGGCAATCGAGAAATTCATAGCGGAAAAGGCCCGATAA
- a CDS encoding tetratricopeptide repeat protein: MIEKWKINSSFWLLMIVVLLPLAGCGGKSVTPLSATQQDAIKYNQRGIKSEARGDRESALDNFNESLRINDAIENTDGMVVALVNISRVNRYKEEIDAARRAVDRAVNLITPLSPLYSEVAYEKSKVSLQSKDLTDAREWTVKSLAAETGNKRGSRLNLLARILYLEGRFDEAGEKAKESLTLNRKAKLREEEANSLRLLGGIFTSTKRPGEALEAYKQALALDKALGKSRKIAGDLRGLALLYVSLNEPEQTMRLYRRAYAVSLNDGDVESAAGDLLKMSQLYEKMGDKVKSERLLSERDALLKKSEKR; this comes from the coding sequence ATGATTGAAAAATGGAAGATAAACAGCAGCTTTTGGTTATTAATGATTGTTGTCCTGCTGCCGCTTGCCGGCTGCGGCGGTAAAAGCGTGACACCCCTCTCCGCCACTCAACAGGATGCGATAAAATACAACCAGAGAGGTATCAAGTCCGAGGCCAGGGGGGATCGCGAATCGGCACTTGACAATTTCAACGAATCTTTGAGAATCAACGACGCAATAGAAAATACCGACGGGATGGTAGTGGCGCTGGTGAACATCTCCCGAGTAAACAGATATAAAGAAGAAATCGACGCAGCCCGACGTGCCGTTGACCGTGCCGTCAACCTCATAACGCCCCTGTCGCCACTCTATTCCGAGGTCGCTTATGAAAAGAGCAAGGTGAGCCTGCAGTCAAAGGATCTTACCGATGCCAGGGAATGGACGGTCAAATCCCTGGCCGCAGAAACAGGCAACAAACGAGGCAGCAGATTGAATCTCCTGGCCAGGATACTTTACCTGGAGGGACGTTTTGACGAAGCCGGGGAAAAGGCGAAAGAGTCCCTTACGTTAAACAGAAAAGCCAAACTGCGCGAGGAAGAAGCAAATTCACTGCGACTTTTGGGAGGGATTTTCACTTCGACAAAACGCCCGGGGGAAGCGCTCGAAGCGTACAAACAGGCACTTGCTCTGGACAAGGCGCTGGGCAAGAGCAGAAAGATCGCCGGCGATCTGCGCGGGCTCGCCCTCCTTTACGTTTCCCTCAATGAACCTGAACAGACCATGCGGTTATATCGGCGCGCCTACGCAGTCAGCCTCAACGATGGAGATGTGGAATCTGCAGCGGGCGATCTCCTGAAAATGTCCCAGCTCTATGAGAAAATGGGGGACAAGGTGAAGTCGGAACGCCTCCTCTCCGAACGAGATGCCCTGCTGAAGAAATCGGAGAAGCGTTGA
- a CDS encoding MlaD family protein, protein MIQEEDVRFKHLEKKIGIFAAVAIAGVIAGVFLIGADKDIFTPKYQLKFTAEKGTGFSRGMPVKLSGFRIGRVKTISLNQKAMVDIVIEIDKEYQKWIKNDSSAKLIKEGLVGDNIIEVAVGSPAGKVLKNGDIIRFEKTKGLEEVANDIADKVKPVLIEVRDIISYINDPNGDIKQSLKNVNMLTQELHGTREHVDALLVSSKENIGAITRNGTTVLNNANEKINALGPTLEKVDRSMAKIEGSLPPLLQKIDASLDHVEKTAQQVQKASEKAMPRIPQLINSAEDVMEGTDTLINALKDTWPIKNHVPVPNEKEFVPGDSYD, encoded by the coding sequence ATGATACAGGAAGAGGATGTACGGTTTAAACACCTGGAAAAGAAAATCGGCATATTTGCCGCGGTTGCCATTGCCGGTGTTATCGCCGGAGTGTTCCTCATCGGAGCGGACAAGGACATTTTCACCCCCAAGTACCAGCTGAAATTCACGGCAGAAAAAGGTACCGGCTTTTCCCGGGGAATGCCGGTCAAGCTTTCCGGTTTCAGGATCGGCAGAGTCAAAACCATTTCCCTCAACCAAAAGGCCATGGTCGATATTGTCATTGAAATCGACAAGGAATATCAAAAGTGGATAAAGAACGACTCCAGCGCAAAGCTCATAAAGGAAGGGCTTGTCGGGGACAACATCATCGAGGTCGCAGTCGGCTCACCGGCAGGCAAGGTACTGAAGAACGGCGACATCATTCGCTTTGAGAAAACAAAAGGGCTGGAAGAAGTGGCCAACGACATCGCCGACAAGGTGAAACCGGTCCTCATCGAGGTGCGGGACATCATCAGCTACATTAACGACCCGAACGGCGACATCAAGCAATCTTTGAAAAATGTCAACATGCTTACCCAGGAACTGCACGGCACGAGGGAGCATGTCGATGCCCTCCTTGTTTCATCCAAAGAAAACATCGGCGCAATCACCCGCAATGGGACAACCGTGCTGAACAATGCAAACGAGAAGATCAACGCCCTTGGCCCCACACTGGAGAAGGTGGACAGATCGATGGCAAAGATAGAGGGAAGCCTCCCGCCACTGCTGCAAAAAATCGATGCCAGCCTGGATCATGTGGAAAAGACCGCCCAGCAGGTGCAGAAAGCATCTGAAAAGGCCATGCCGAGGATCCCGCAACTGATTAATAGTGCCGAGGATGTGATGGAGGGAACCGACACCTTGATTAACGCCCTGAAGGATACCTGGCCGATCAAGAATCATGTGCCGGTCCCCAATGAGAAAGAGTTCGTGCCGGGTGACAGTTATGATTGA